CTCTTCCTTCTCCCCCTCTTTTAGCCACGAAACGAGAAGATGAGATTGAGAAAGATTGAGTTGAACTTCGAGGTTTCTGCATTGAACCGAAGGATTTGCTTGAGAATCGAAGAGGAACAAACGGAGATTTGGAGAATGAGATTGCGCTTCCCATGTGAACCGCCAGTTTCTAGGGTTTTCAAGGTTTGACATTTTTTCCCCTTCCTTCTGGGTTCCTCAATTGTTTCAGTTAAGTCAGTGTTTGTTACGCGCTTAAATTAAAACCAGAcagtttttcttttttctgtttATTTCCTGAAATACCCTTAAGGTTCAAAAGCGGCCCAATGGGTATTTCGGATTAACGCCCATTTACTTTGCTAGAAAAGCCGATCCATTGGGacattttggctaaattataaagtTAAAGATTACAAATTTACAATATGCTTGAAGTTTCTAtcattttatatatttagaatttaaaccacatatttttatttttaaaattttatttttttaacctttaaaatttaaaattcaattctagttattaaggttaaaattattttgttaaatttttcggtttgacattttaaaattttttaaaaaacccaCTCACTTAGTAATCAAGTGACAAAAAATATGACATTGTAATGCACCTAAATTTAACAaagaattttaatgatttttataattttaaattcacataaatattttaattgcAATAAAGTATTTTGACTAATTAATGACATTgtaaattaaatttcaagtttgAGCGTAGTATAGAAACCAAAATCTAAATTTGATCATTATAAATAAGAAATGAAATTTAATCATTATCTTATAAACTAAGAACGGATCGGAGGTATGTCATGTAAGAAAGGTCTTAAAATATAAAAGTGGAggtatcaaattaaaaaatttaaaagtataaatattaaattttgagcatagtatATGGACCAAAACTGAAATTTAATCATTGTTATATAATTTGACTTATCAAGCGGAGATAGAGCTTTTGTGttagaaaaataatttatataaatattttagtaaTTAATGCCATTATAAAAGGTAGGAGTGAAATTTATTatgtgaaattaaaatataaagattaaattttaaatctgATTATAATATAGGGATCAAAACTGGGAAAGAAAAAAATGCCAAGAAAACACCTGTCATGTAAGGAACGCCTTTTATATATAGTTTatagatattaaatttaattattctaccaaattttattaaaaaaaaattagtataaGAAGGTTCCAAAAGTTATGATTTAAATTTAAGATTAGTTTTCCCAAATTCTTAATTTGCTCCTCCAGTTTCAACTTTACTTCATAAAGAAATGcaataaatacaaaaaatttctttaagaaaaaGTCATTGCAGCCACATATGATCACTATTATCATATTCATTAGATGTGGCATGCGACAATTAATTAATTCGCTAATCGTAATCAGTctattaaaaacataaatatatttgcTTTACATTTCATTAGTACGTATTAAGATCCAAAGAATGAGCATAAAGGTTTTGAACGCAGTCATAGAAAGGGTAatgtttaaaatgttttatatttatacttaaaaaataaaaattaagttttttttaattttttaatttaaaattttaattcataaatatttttgttaaaatttgttTGTTTGATATGTTATTTAGTAACGTgagaaataaacatatttaattgacaaattttagtaaaattaccaaTGAGATAATGattgaactaaaattttaaattaaaaatacaaagattaaattttaaattttgtaaaagtacaaagactagtAATATATTTGAACCCAAACTAACTATCAAGTTACAGTAATTAATTACATTTATAATTAAGTCAGATCATTAGGTTGGTTTGTTGTGGTGGAAAAATGACATAGATTTTGTCTTGAATTAGTACCTAACTTTGTTCGGTTTacactttttaattatttaatttaatttaaaacagaattcctataaaattattttctagattaATATGCCCAAAATGCCTTATTAGGAGTTGGAGATATTTGTCTTTTAAAACTTAATCTCAGGTTAAGATTAATTTATTAGTTAATTAAATATTGTGCACCTAATTAGTGCTTTGTGAGTTTGACCATATAAAAAAGTTTGAGATGGGTTAAGAAATCGTAATCACAAAACATCATTAAACCAAAAGAAGTATCTATAAAATTAATCaatgtattatttttataattaatgtattaaataaaaacttataattgAAACCTACAAGGACGGATTATCTTAGCTTTTTGTATGATTGATTGATATAAAATTGAGGAATCTTTGGTTTGGTTAATTtgcttatatatacatatatatatggatTCACGGGTTGATGAAACCAAACCTGAGCATCAGAGATGAGTTAAAGAGATAGAGGCGACATTAGGACAACTTCTTTAATTACTATATTCTATTTAGTTTATgtcatgttttaattattttaattttatatttaataattaattatatcaaTAAGTTGATTAAAAAACCAGAGAGAGCAATGGCAACTTTTTTCAGCAATGTACAACCCAGCCATGGTTTAGCCAATTTTTTTACCGGTTCATACAATAACATGTTTAAAAGAAACGAAATTAAAAGAGCAAGAAAACTATCAGAAAGCAAGGATTAAATCATTACATAATCATATCAGCAGAAGCAAAGATGGGTTGGTTGCCATAGAAACAACCCCATGGATTATTCATGAAGGTATCAATATTGACCTGATGATGATGGTGATCATGGTCAGCTTCATAGTTGTTGGGATGATCATATCCGAAAACCCCATTGTTTGagcttatgaaatcattgattTCATTGAGAGATTGAAGCCTGGTACTGAGCTCAGCCATCTGAGCTCTAAGGACCGTGTTCTCGGCCTCGATGTTCAAGTAGATTTGTGTGGTTATGTTGATGTTGGCAAGGATCTGGTTGTTTTCATGTGCGAGCTGAGAAACTTGGCCCATCAGATCATCCAAGTGCTTTTGTTTACGCATCCGAGACCGGCGAGCGGCTTCCCTGTTGGACGCCATTCTTTTACGCTTCCTTTCATTTAAAACCTGCTGAAACTCCTCCACCGAGCTTGAGCTCCTCCGCGTGGCTGAAGATGAAGATGATCCAGTTCTTGAAGTAGCCATAACAATAACAATTATaaccaaaaaaaacaaaaaaacaaatatGGGATTATATATGAAAATTGGTTTTAAAAATCTGTATATGTATGGGGGATGGATTATAGAAAGAGATAGTTCATGAAAACACGTAGAACCAGTAAAGGAAAACAACGGAGAAAGATTGAACAAGATGGGTCCTGCGCCTAAGAGTAGAGTTTATCATCAAACCAGAAAGGAGGATTTCACAGAGTACAGGAGACATGAGTCTCGAAGATCAAGAACAAGGTGTTAATAATAAGCATCAAAAAGGGATATTAAAGCTAATTTTGCTAGCTTGTTGACACAAGAGAGAAATGAAGAGACTCTGGGAGGGATCTTTCAGAATATATATGTAAACATGAACCTGAGAAATTAAGAAGCCTTTGAAGAAAATTAGAGGGAAAAGGAGATGATAAAGGAAAGAGGTTGATCTGGGGATTCTACGGTGGGCTTTATAAACAAAGAAATGCCCATTGGAAACTGATAAACTAATGGACAAATCACACTGCTGTCTTGCATTAAAAAATATTGGGGACAATTAGGGAATGGCGTCTAGAATGTCGAAAGTGGGGGCCATTGAAGAAGTAGCACGCCTAAAATTGATAATGGTAAGCTTGCAGTAACAATTATCTACGACAATGTCATGTCAGTTCTCTCTGCTTCTGTCGGTTTTAAGACAGTCGTCTTCTTGCTAGTCTGGCAGCTTGCAGTAAATCTTCATGCAAGATTTGCATGGTGTTCATGTACGATGCAATTACATGTTACCCTACTTACATATGTCTACATGTTCTGCTCTTTGGAACTTCAAATATTGAGGGCCCCGTCCCGCGACGTTGAGATATGAGATTAAAATCAGCAACATGTATTTAGATTCAGTaaagtaaaaatagaaaataatatttaatgatttaatattaaaatacataataataaCTATCAAATCTGGGCtacattaaacaataaaattaaaattatagttaaaagttattaaaattatatacattctgattaatgaaattttaatattaaataataattaatgttATATTTAGGGTATGTTCTGCCgtacttaaaaaatatttttagctttaaaagtatttttaaagaaaaactatCTAAACAAGTTACTTTTTACTGAAATTTTAGCTTTTCTCTCTTAAAACTATTTTTCgtgcttaattaatttttcatccCTCCAATAACATAGTATCTTCTTTTTTAagcttaattacaaatgtgttaaaatcattaattaaaaataaaaatatattttaaaatactaattaaaaatatttaatggttatatttaaatatttaaaatatagtttatatattctaattaaattaaataattaacatttattgcttaaaatatttaaaattatatttcatatattaaaatattaacaacaagttataatacttttttatattcttactaaaatataataatattaactaatttaaatattatttaaatacatatttgttacttgataataacatatctaaaatggacattttatttttcaaaatactttttgacagcaatgctaaacatcaaattttaaactaaacttttcaaaaatatttttccaCAACACTTTTCAAAAACATTGCTAAACTAGCCCTTAATGAAAAATGATACTTCAACTTGAGGTTCAATGACGTGTATGAACCTCACTAGAGGTGTTTGGGTACATTCCATGAATTAGTTTTGTTACCTGAAATGATTGCTAGGCTTGATATTTTAAACatgctttttgttttcttatataaTGTTATTGGTTCTTTTCAACTTAGAAGTTGTAGGAAGACTCTTGGCTTTGGCTTCACTTGAGCAACTTCTAGTTGAATGAATATCTTCTCCAACTCATCCAACAAAGATTTGTGAGGATTTGTAATGTCCTTGTACAGATTTCTTTTGTTAAGGTGAAGGGATGTTACAACCTCACCAATTGTGACTTATGGTAGTCCATTCTTAGGAAAGTTTTTCGAGTTTGCTCCCTTAATCTCCTAATTAACCCCTACGACCACTTTATCTATCTTATTCATTATTCTTGCCCTCTCGAAACTATGTTATTTCACGGATTTTTTAAACAAGCTCTACACTCTCAATGATTAAAATGACTACCATATGAAACTTACCCTCAACTTTATCCAAACCAGTTTGGTTCCATGCTCCCTTTCTTTCTTCAGTTCATCCATACTTGGCTTCCAATCAAGCTTGCTTGGTAATATCCAAAAATGTTTagattaattttatcatttgctttattttattcttcgaaaaataaaagaaaaagaaataaataatttacacgATTCTGTAAAAGTTTGGAAACAgaaaaaattgttttgaatataaagaATTCAATTTATGTTTAGATTTAGTTAATGATATGGTTTTAATATTGATTAGTTAGATACAATTTTAGTTTCAAAATTAGGTTATATTCAAATCAAGATTTGATTAAAAATGATTGATcttcggttttgagtgaaattcAATTTAGGTCAGTTTTGAGTGAAATTCAATTTAGGAATCACACGAAAGAAGCAATGACTTATTTATTTGGTGGAAAAAAATTATGCTTTTGCATTAAAGAATATGATAAGAGAGAAATAATTAaggggaagaagaaaagaaaaagaaaagaattaaattgttcaaaaaaataaaagtataggaacTAGTTTTAAAagatggaaaacatagaaaagttacgttaaaagaaatggagaagggaggaaaacagaTCGAGAAggagaagagaatggaaaataaagaaaaaaagaaagaaagttcaaagaacataaaaaaaaaaaattaaattgctcaaaacgaaaaaaatatACGGATCAATTGTATAacttaacctaaaattttcatttgaaatgatgatttaacatatCACGTTAGCTTCCCGTTACACTGTTAATGACAATTAACGtttaatgactaaaatgttacaatacaataacataagtaactaaaacataacatttcaaacataagtgactaaaatgtgacTTGAGACAAATAAAAAgtgattattttaatagtttacccactaataaataacaatatatttctaatattattttttaacctAGTTTCTTAAGAAAATATACAAACATATAAAAAGCCACAAACGTGGCTTCTTTTTATTGGGCCAATAAAAAAATAACGTTTTCAAACTTTaggcatttaattaaaatatatatattttaaaagtaaaattgtgaattaaatagtttatgaaaaattttggaaTTGAAAATACTAAAGAACTGAAATTGTAAAAAGAATCTATAAtaagataatttaataaaatatatttttgtacGACAATCAAATCACTAAATTTTATGTTCCCAATaatataacatttcaaatattgcactcgtaattttatgttttataattaaatataattttttaataattttattatatgttttgattATATCTGTATTTTTTATACTATATCTAGAAttattcataatctttaattcataaatagaaaaataatgaaatttaGCACTTAAACTAACATcttttatattgataataatattCATATTACTTAAACATAAAGCGAATAAAGATTAATTTGTGAGATTGCAAATTGATAAAATATCTTAGCAATTAATTAACATAAAAAGCATGTGACTCTTCTAAACCACGAGAAGCTGATTATGGTTAATGGTTACCttatcaatttttatatttaaatggtCCCAGAACTAATGActgctttaatatatatatatattcaatattgtTTTTAAAACAGTTGAAGGTACCAAGTTTCCAATAATTCATCATTTCCcacttacctttttttttttttttttaaactttttttccTTTCATGCTAAGAAATGGTTTTTATATATTACCATGGAACTTGACGATGGTTTGTTTGAACAACGTTGAAATTGTTGCCTGATTTGGACCAACCAATTTATCTATTTCATTCCGTCGGTGgaattttaaattgatattataaaaatgaaaagttgaTCAGACATGAGAAAAATGTAGTCGTCCAAAGCGGCTAAAGTCAGAAAGTTTACTGCTAAAAAGGTGTATATGCCATGGAAGATTCTCAGTTGCTGCAAAAGTGAAAACATTAAcatatgacaaaaaaaaaatacatgttaTTAGATGTCAGCTTTAGGCTCTCAAAGGTGATCCCAATTATCTACTTTTTTAATTTAACAGATTTAATAGTATTCAGCTTGTgagttatatatatacacacatataattATAACAGAGACTAGGAATTAAGAATGAAGATTACAGCTCATTATATATATCACCTGCATTTATCCAGGGGACTTTTACTTTCTTCCTTTTGCAATCCCTGGATTTAAACAGGGgatataaagaataaataaaaaatacatacatacatacatacataatcgAAATGTGGCTGCCAACAGCTTATATGTACATTGACCGATACAGACCGAA
This is a stretch of genomic DNA from Gossypium arboreum isolate Shixiya-1 chromosome 11, ASM2569848v2, whole genome shotgun sequence. It encodes these proteins:
- the LOC108472642 gene encoding bZIP transcription factor 2-like, coding for MATSRTGSSSSSATRRSSSSVEEFQQVLNERKRKRMASNREAARRSRMRKQKHLDDLMGQVSQLAHENNQILANINITTQIYLNIEAENTVLRAQMAELSTRLQSLNEINDFISSNNGVFGYDHPNNYEADHDHHHHQVNIDTFMNNPWGCFYGNQPIFASADMIM